One genomic window of Biomphalaria glabrata chromosome 9, xgBioGlab47.1, whole genome shotgun sequence includes the following:
- the LOC106058336 gene encoding manganese-dependent ADP-ribose/CDP-alcohol diphosphatase-like — MAEKPTNQNVSLRRVHLTFGIVTDIQYADCKDGMDYTYTRRRYYRNALNQVKAAILCMSTNSHAVSFLLQLGDIIDRKSSTQGAESCRKALNSVLNVLSSLHRPIYHVIGNHDLQCFPRTFYIDSLLKNISRNMSSATFPHLHYTFLAHEKLRVVALDTFEISVLGYEDQLDNVSYKLAQEMIRAHNPNVDTSDITGLEGVNRRWASYNGGVSKDQLQWLAQVLEKAKSCEENIIIITHVPVVCDDDQYLAWNFSEIVDVIAQFECVIGVFSGHRHEGGSSKVGTIHHITFPGIIETPPEVHAFAVLQMTDTDLEIIGVGRVPCYRIPLCYPVK; from the exons ATGGCGGAGAAACCAACCAATCAGAATGTATCTCTACGGAGAGTCCATCTTACTTTTGGCATTGTGACAGACATTCAATACGCAGATTGCAAGGATGGAATGGACTATACCTATACGCGTCGCCGTTACTATAGAAACGCCTTGAATCAAGTAAAAGCTGCCATTCTGTGCATGTCTACAAATAGCCATGCAGTAAGTTTCCTTCTACAACTAGGGGACATCATTGACAGAAAGTCCTCTACTCAAGGTGCAGAATCGTGTCGGAAAGCACTGAACAGTGTGCTCAATGTTTTATCATCTCTACACAGACCTATTTATCACGTGATCGGAAATCATGACCTCCAATGTTTTCCTAGGACTTTTTATATTGACTCGCTTCTGAAAAACATTTCTAGAAACATGTCGTCTGCAACGTTTCCTCACCTACACTATACATTTTTAGCCCACGAAAAGCTTAGAGTAGTCGCCCTTGATACATTCGAAATCAGTGTACTGGGCTATGAGGACCAATTGGACAATGTCAGCTACAAGCTAGCACAGGAGATGATAAGGGCGCATAATCCAAATGTTGACACTAGTGATATCACTGGATTAGAAGGTGTCAATCGAAGGTGGGCATCTTACAATGGCGGCGTCAGTAAAGATCAGTTGCAATGGCTGGCACAGGTTTTGGAGAAAGCTAAATCGTGTGAAgaaaatattatcattataa CCCATGTTCCTGTGGTATGTGACGATGACCAGTACCTGGCCTGGAACTTTTCAGAAATTGTTGATGTCATAGCGCAGTTTGAGTGTGTCATAGGCGTATTCTCAGGACACAGACACGAGGGTGGGAGTTCTAAAGTCGGAACCATACATCATATTACATTTCCAGGAATCATTGAAACGCCACCGGAAGTCCACGCTTTTGCAGTCTTACAAATGACAGACACAGATTTGGAAATAATTGGGGTAGGCAGAGTACCATGTTATAGAATACCACTTTGTTACCCTGTTAAATAA